The Lytechinus pictus isolate F3 Inbred chromosome 10, Lp3.0, whole genome shotgun sequence genome includes a window with the following:
- the LOC129269311 gene encoding cyclic AMP-dependent transcription factor ATF-4-like, whose translation MEFIKESEIMSLFSDNASLWGQLPDEEELHLGSGLDSHLKTEPSSGLGSTGPTSPQSDVSDDPLPDWMSQKVSLSAWLGDEEDIPMADLMTIPSSPTPKSTPLPAEELLKELLVDIGVPPTSPSPGEDQSAEALLALSPVSSFSDPASPFHQDTMSLLASGSALPLDFGVDSTPAGDLEKQALADSPEVHEETMSQPPSGPTSPMVSGVDAAPMSNLEEQALALLDAMGCMEFSTTQDPSGTRVITITLPVPDDQMTIQQPHVNPPESPSSIDSSSMPSSPEESPVPSPIPTPAKRIRSKPKLKNASPIEKKSRKRDQNKQAATRYRVKKKTETDATMSELSVLEDANRELKDKAEGLEKEIKYLKDLLIEVRLLKGTISNIKAD comes from the exons ATGGAATTCATAAAAGAATCAGAGATTATGTCGCTCTTCAGCGACAATGCCTCTTTGTGGGGGCAGCTACCGGATGAGGAAGAACTTCATCTGGGATCTGGTCTGGACTCGCATCTGAAGACCGAGCCATCATCAGGCTTGGGCTCTACTGGTCCTACTTCACCACAATCAG ATGTATCGGATGACCCTCTTCCAGACTGGATGTCTCAGAAAGTTTCTTTGTCAGCATGGCTTGGGGATGAGGAGGACATCCCTATGGCAGACCTCATGACAATCCCATCCTCCCCAACTCCAAAGTCAACTCCACTTCCTGCTGAAGAACTACTCAAGGAACTCCTTGTTGATATTGGTGTCCCTCCAACATCTCCTTCCCCTGGTGAAGATCAATCAGCTGAGGCATTGCTGGCATTGTCTCCAGTGAGTTCCTTCAGTGATCCCGCTTCTCCATTTCATCAAGACACAATGTCCTTGCTGGCCTCTGGGTCAGCATTACCTTTGGACTTCGGGGTTGATTCTACACCAGCTGGAGACCTAGAGAAACAGGCTCTGGCTGATTCTCCAGAAGTTCATGAAGAGACGATGTCTCAGCCACCCTCAGGGCCAACATCCCCTATGGTGTCTGGTGTTGATGCTGCACCAATGAGTAACTTGGAAGAACAGGCTCTTGCTCTTCTTGATGCCATGGGATGTATGGAGTTCTCAACTACTCAAGATCCCTCGGGCACACGTGTTATAACAATTACGCTACCAGTCCCTGATGACCAAATGACCATCCAGCAACCACATGTAAATCCTCCCGAGTCTCCCAGTTCCATTGATTCATCATCTATGCCATCATCCCCTGAAGAATCTCCTGTCCCTTCTCCAATCCCAACTCCAGCAAAAAGAATAAGGTCAAAGCCCAAACTTAAGAACGCTTCTCCCATTGAGAAAAAGTCCAGAAAGCGCGACCAAAACAAACAGGCAGCAACGAGGTATCGAGTCAAGAAGAAGACTGAAACCGATGCTACTATGAGTGAACTCAGTGTATTGGAAGATGCAAACAGAGAATTGAAGGACAAAGCTGAAGGCCTAGAAAAGGAGATAAAATACCTCAAAGATCTCTTGATTGAAGTGCGATTGCTCAAAGGAACGATTAGTAACATCAAAGCAGATTGA